Below is a window of Macadamia integrifolia cultivar HAES 741 chromosome 8, SCU_Mint_v3, whole genome shotgun sequence DNA.
GGGGAGGATGAATTCATAATACTGATATATAACACAGATAAGAAATGGGCTTGGAGTTACTCAGATCATGGTCCGAAGAAATTGTCCAAATACATCTAGAGAATGAATATGACAAGAAAAGGTGTCAATCagagtctctctctttcttggaaaAAGGGCACTTACCATCTATGTTTAAAAATGGACACAATTTAACCCCTAGTGGAAATTTCGTTATTCAACAATTTCCACATAAATAGTTTgaattttgtatatatatatttttttgggcaaTAGAATTTTATTGTTTCCTTCCAATGCTACTATAGGCTCATGAGAAAAACTTGTACATTTAAGAATTTCAGTAAATATATTTTGCAGTCACCTCTGATGTTGTTAATTGAATTGGGTTAGACTGATTCTTGATCTGATTCATTCATGGGCCGTCACTCATTTGCGGTAATaataggtctattaagattaGGAATTCTAGCTGGtcaaatttttattaataaGAAGTTTGGCCACAACAAAATAGGATTTtggtctatctctctctcacactcAATTGAGAGTGTGTATCTCTAAGGATCTCCATTACAATCCTTGGATTCGGAGGATGAAACTTTACCTAACGAGATCGTCACAATCTTTCGTTTGTCATTGTTCGTACAGATCAACACGTGGTGTAACCCGATTTATTCCATTGCAAAAAAAGTGACATCGAGATAATCCTAGATACGTATTTCCTTTCCGTTTTACAATTGTTAAGTTACCACTAGTGGTTTGggaataagaaagaaaagtatCATTCTAGAAACAGCTAGAAGGATTCTCATACTCTATAAGGTGGAAAAGGAGAAATAATCATAGGTAAATTCCAactcctatttattattaaatCAGGAACTTTATTAAGGTCACTTGTGTGAGTAGTCATTGCCAGACCAAGTCATGGTCAGTTAGGTAACCAAAGGTCTTACCGTCCATAGAAGAACCATAACCTACCTTCCAAGTTACAACAAACCAATTTTCTTAGAGATTATctatttttcttataatttatAATGCATTACCCTTTTCTTCTTGTAATAGTTCATCAAACTTAATTTGCCCAAAACATTGTGATTTCAACCATTACCAAATcctttcattgaaaaaaaaaatccaaaatccaaaatccttAGCCTTGCTATTATCACATGGTGAAGccttccaaattaaaaaaacataGACACAGAAGAGGAGAGCAGGACCTCTGTATATGCACCAAATTCTTGGTGTTACAAGGGCATGAGCTGCCACATGACATATATTGACTTCCATCCCACTAAGCTCCATCTCCTGTAACCCAAAAATCAATTAAGAAAGATCTGTACAACTGGCCTGGAGCAGTGTGATTCTTGTGTTCTCTATATAATAGGACAGGattgaattgaaagaaaaagggCAGCAAAGGAATTTAAGTAAGAACATGAGCTGGTGTGGTATCAACCATTAGTCCATTACATGAGTTAGATTTGATATTTTATGGGTCATTTAAAGACATGGAGAAAGTATGGCTAATGGCAAACCCTCGGTAGCCTCAGAAAAAAATGGGACCATCCAATATATATCTAACCCACCAAAAATGACCCAAATAAGTGAAACAACTTAATTGAAACCACTTACTAATCACCACTTGCCAACCTCAAAGTCCATGATATCAAGATTAACCattaaattttgaaactttataGACCATATAGACAGCAACTTCTTTGAAAAGGACATATCTTTGTGAATTTGTTATCACCGGTCAGGGGTAAGGTACTATCAACACAATCTAGAAATTGGAAAGCATCAGTGCAGTGAAAAACATAGAAAGCAATGTTACAATACCCATACATGTCAACTTTctgttaagagagagagagtgagagaaagagttttttttttttttggaaggtggggtgggggtgtgcCAAAGCCCCTTAGAGCCTTTCTTAGATGCAATTGCTTATCCTAAAAGTTTGAATTCTATTCAATAGGTCAAAATAGCCACATCAATTGTCCACATGGCAAGACATGTaaaacttctttttctttatcttttatagtgaaaaaaaaaaaacttttcaaacaattaaaaataatttattcatATGCAAGTAATTCTAATTAGGATAGATTCcccaattaaattaaaaaatcgAAAGTGATATGGGTTCCCAATCCCTAGTTTTAGGGTACTTTATCAATTTTAATACTTGCacggaaaaaaaatttctttcaatGGGTGGTGATTGAAGTGATGCTCAAGATGTGACCCTTCATCTCCCTGCTCTCTTTATTATACACTTCTAATGAGTCACCACGTTGAATTGATACCTATTCACCATCACCTCTAGAAAACTCGGTCTTGCATTCTCTATGCTTGTCTCTTATGTACACATTCatcaaaaagaaataaaagaagatgtGAATAACCATTCCAAAGGGCGTATATTTCTTtgattgtttattttgtttgtttctctATGAATCATTGGTTTCCAAACGTACAATTATATAAGAAGGTGAAGGACACATGCATGAATGCATGCACGGATTGAGATGGGCTGAGAAGGGAACTGAGGCGGAGATAGAGATGTGGTTACTGGTTAGGTATGCTTTCCGTATCAGAATTTCAATGGCACTACCCTTCAATTAAATGCCTTTGGCCTTAAAGATTAGTGTGGTGGGATCACACTTTGTCTTCTCTCTATTTATTGTTTCTCCCAGAATTCTAACTTcaatgtatttttattttgtgggACCTCAAGAGACTTGTATTTTGATGTTACATATATTTAAATTCATGTTATTGGATATTGTGTCTATCAAATttagataaaaattatataattataattattttgcattcatatatatatatatatatatatatttatgaataATTGTGTGTATATACCAGACTCCAGAGATAAAACCACAGTTAAGATTAGGATTTTTTCTTAAGGTGCTTCTTGTTGTAATAAAATCAGAGAATGAACCGAAGTTGtaatcttttttcttattgcacgctattttattttaaaaaatttatttaaatcaatgataaaaaatattgtcaaaataatttgaaagtaaatTTACCATTATATGTTATTGTCAAGAGTTATCACCTTTTTCGAACACAAATGTGACATGATTAGATATTACCATTCTTATTGGCATCAAATGGTGTGTATCATCGCCTGTGTGAGGCCCTATTTGGTGGTCATTTGGCACTTTAATAGTTGTGTTTCATGGAATGTTGGGAATAGGGTTTAAAACCCTGAAATTGGATCTATATTGGTCCCAATTGATCCTGATCCAATCCCATATCGAAGTTGGTTAGGAATGAGTTAAAATTGGCCCAAATATGCCTTAGTCTTAGTTTTTGAAAGGGAATCAAGTGAATCGAGTCAGAAAAAACTGAGATCAGTTTCGGCCGACTCTAATCCAAATTAACTGATTCGATCAATTTGATCCTGATTTTTGAAACCTCTGTTGAGAATGTGTAAATGGAAAGAGACTTGGTGGAAATTTTGAAACTACTCCAAATGTGACAATCAATAAATAGATGCTGAATGGAATGGAAAGCCTTTACCAAAGGCCTCTGGTTAAAGTTTCATCTTAAAGAACACTTTGCAGAATGTGGGGTGTCTAAACTCTAAAGGCTTTATGGAGCTCTAACCATTTCTGTTTGTAAAGACATCTTATTCAAAAAACTTTAGATAATCAAAGGTTCATGCTGTAAGTAACCTAATTAAACCTGTTAGTagccttaaaaaaataaaaaataaataaaaaaaaagggaaaaaaaaaaagaaagaaagaaagaaagaagaagaagaaggtagtTAGGCTCTAATCCACTGAATTTTTTGTTCCCTTTATAATCCATCGAATTGGTTGATAGGATTGTTGATATGTCTTGAAGGAAATATCTGGCATGTGGATCCTCTTTAGTGTGTCACGGTATGCAGTGTAGATCCAAGGGCTGGGGTTATCTTAGACTGTGTGTTCAGACCTTGGGCTGTTGTGTGTCTGAGGGTTTCTAACTCTTGAATTTACGTTACACGTCGTGTCACTCTATAGAGAAGATCCCTATCCAAATATTTGGTGACTATTGGACTATAATGATTGTGGGGTAAGCAAGCCAAGAAATGGTACTCTTCTTGTGCCAGCCAGTGATTATTATGTACGAAGTTTTTTGTCAAGTTTTTAGACAACTATATCCTCCATCATATTGTCATTATTCATCTCGACAGAGATAAACCAAATGCAAAAATGTGGGGGCTTGGACTTATTACCGACGCAACATTCATGCAAGAGTTGGGAGTCTTGGAAGTCTTGAAACTGAGGATCAATTACTGATAGTCTAATGCGAATATTGAGAGAACTCAACCTTATAAATCAATTCATTAGGTGAGGCAATTCATGTTAAATCTCATTCAAAATTAATCTGAGATCAACAATCAACCAACccaccctcaaaaaaaaaaaaaaagtttgaggTGCTACTGGGTTAATACCCTCCTCCTATACGCTTAATTCAGTTCTAAACTTGAGCTTCCCTTAGTGCGAGTGTTCCCATGAGAGTTCATTAATGGTATTTGGGAGACCTTGGAAGTGAAACAAAATACAAGGGGATGAATCATGAATGCTAAGAGGACCACCTTGAAAGCTTGGAATAAAAGCACCTTTAAGGCAGTCCTAGGGCTTCTTTGGGTTGCTGCCCTGGATTCCATAGAAAGACGCAGCCTTGTGGAGTCACTTTCTATCTggtctttctttttatatttaatatttttctgaTAAGTAGAAcacaaggagagttgaactcaatATGActcttggtcttttttttttttttttttttttttttttatgttttatatttttctgatAAGTAGAACataaggagagttgaactcaatATTACTCTTAATTATGAGGTGTTGAACTTTGCCAGATTCACTTCAATGTGGACTCCTTAGCATTTCTGTATATATATGGGCAAATTTGAATGCATAAATGTGTGTACATGTTAGTCAGCTTACATATAACCAGTTGTTTTTGGCGTCTTTGGCCAAAAGGCCTAGATTAGGGTGGCCCTTAGGCCAACCAAAACCCATAGGTTAATTCTTGTTGGGAGCCTGAGACTGTAATTTCCGCGGGGAGAAAGGaaaggaggggaagagagagagagagagagagagagagggggaaaagtTCCCATATGACAAGCAATGCTTCCACAGGACCAATGAACGAATAGTGAGACATGCTGACTCAAACCCATAATCAACCGACTAGTGATGGGGCAAGGCTTTCTTCCACTAAGCTACCAACCACGTTGGCAAGAGACAGCGAAAAGTTACCACCTACTATAGTAAAACTGTTTCAGTCCTAATTAATCCCCAAACAAGCAGATTGCAGCTTTTGAGAGCATCGAAGCAAAAGAGACTCCCATCAAAAGAGGGCCTagctcatgacctcttaattttcAGGTGTTTGTCTCTGTCAAGTGAGCAACAACCCTCTTGGGGTCCGAGGAGTCAACCTTGTTCGTATCGCCTTGATTTTTAACATTCTCCGCCGCCTAGTGTCGCCTTATGCCTTAATTACCTCGCTCTATTGCTCATAATAGGGCAATAAAAAATGGTAAGGGAAAGTCCCCGTGGAACAATGTCAATAGGTGTGGTTTATTTTCATTAAGTTttattctcattaaaaaaaaaaaaaaaagacctagaTAAGCTCAAACAGATTATGTAATAGAGGCAGTTTTGATTCTGTCCTACAGTAAAAATTCCCAACACAGTGGTACGAGGAAGAAAAGGGTTACTAGAGAAGGCATCATAAATTTTATTCTATCATTCTGAGAGCTAGTTACCATCTCCACCTCTAGTATACTGCCAATAACAGAACTGGTAACCATTGCAAACCTTCTACTTCTGTACATTTGAAGTGCATATACTTCACATCAAAGAAGTTCAGCATGCTCCAAAAAGATGCTCAGCAAAAATATAAATTGATAAATAAACAGTACCTTAGTACTCATTAAAATGGATGGCACCAGCCTTCCAGACAATAAAAGCTGTCGCAAACATGACCGTAGCAATGAAGACAGCCGAGGAAACAATGATAAAAAGATCAACACCTCCTGGAAGATCAAAAGTCAGGCCAGCCTTTGGTAATCCTCTCTTGCTGTCATCAAATAAGTTCTCCGGAGCTTCAGGGAGGCCAGgccttttcttccctttgtcACCTTCTCTCATAGCATTCAAAACCTTGCTTCCCAGCTCTGGTTTTGATGGCTTTGATTCTGCATATCGGCTTAAAACACGGGCTGCTCTTAATTTCTCTCTTGCAGTCAAAGATGATCTCTTCACTGTAGATTGCATACTTGAAGCACCTGATTTGATCTGCTTCACATCCGAAGGAACCTGCAACCCATTAGAAGAATCCTTGGGGATTTGACGTCCCAGTCCATCCTGAGCACTGGTGTCATGCTGGATTGTAACAGG
It encodes the following:
- the LOC122085635 gene encoding uncharacterized protein LOC122085635 translates to MTLSLNSVAGFQSTLQAKSHNFSRTCPGASGLKIDYITASTGRRFWFGSRINDNRSCLVISAADGNKVATDSTNKDSRISERALPRDQSSSAEPLSISSSPVTIQHDTSAQDGLGRQIPKDSSNGLQVPSDVKQIKSGASSMQSTVKRSSLTAREKLRAARVLSRYAESKPSKPELGSKVLNAMREGDKGKKRPGLPEAPENLFDDSKRGLPKAGLTFDLPGGVDLFIIVSSAVFIATVMFATAFIVWKAGAIHFNEY